The window TGTTTTTAAGGGAGGGATATTTATTTAATGAAGAAGTTAATAGCAATTTTAGGAGCTCTAGGTTTAACAGCAACCGGAGCAAGTTCCGTTGTAGCGTGCAACAATAATAAAAAAGAAGATACAAATGACTTAACAAAATCATTTAAATCAAGTTATAACGCGAACAATACTGGTATTGATCTAGGTAATTATGGAATTGAGTAAAGTGCGGATTATTTCAATTTTACCTTTAGTAAATTACAAACTAATCTTCTTAAAAATATTATTATTCCTAACAAAGAAGCAACGGTGACAAAAGTT is drawn from Spiroplasma mirum ATCC 29335 and contains these coding sequences:
- a CDS encoding lipoprotein translates to MKKLIAILGALGLTATGASSVVACNNNKKEDTNDLTKSFKSSYNANNTGIDLGNYGIE